The DNA window aaataaacttttttttctgtatGCTTCTGATTCTTTTGTGTGCCCGCGCGGTCACTGTATCGGTAAAAGCAGATAGCATAGCAACAAATAGTTGGTATATGCCATCATATCTTCATGGATTAACCGTAGGGACAATGAACAAAACAGAGTACATGTGTATACTTttattatatataaaatatataacaGAACACGAATTAATTAGAAGTCATAAATAAAACGGTTTATAAGTGTACGTGACACACGAGGTCGGTGtggattttgttttttaaagacTAGCTGAAAGCACAGTTTATACGGTACTGCGAAATCAACTCAAATATGTATTACAAGAAATAGCCCTTCTACGTGCCATTGTCTTGGTGAGGCACTGAATTCTCCGAACAGTAGGCAAAGGTTTCAAGTGGGCGGAGATGAACTCACAATCATTCCTGGAAAGTGGATGAGAGGAAGACTCGATGCCTTTCCTTGTAGTGCCGTTCCAAAGAAAACTGGACGGAGAGCCAAGTTGTAGCTTTCCTACGTAGCATGACCGATTCACAGATCAAAACTCTTCATTGCAATATGGGCTACTTCGAAGTAtaatttgtgtttgtgcataaATAAGGCTTTAAACCTCAACAAAATAGGGATCGCGGCGGCGGCAGTTTGGCTGACGTCAGAGGCTCTGCTGTACAGTTCTTAGAATAGAATTCTTGGAATTGGTGATTTTTATAAGCCAAACCCTCACAGTGTCCTTCACACATTTGGATCTCACTCTGGAGACAACACACTTCGAACTGCCGCTTAAGATTCTACTAATATGAATAATATTTGTTCTCCTATATAGACAACATTTCAGAAGGTTACAACATTTCTATTACATACTCTGAGGCGGATTTCGTGTTGGAACAAATAGctttatttaattatttgctgCTTCAGTTTTGGCTGTTCTTTTGTCACAAGATATTTAACATAAGAACATGATTCTTTGTGTTCAAAGGTAAGTTCACTTTCTTTTGTCTCTTTACTTATACTTTTCATAAAACATACACAAATGCTAACAATTGGTTATGCCGTGTGGGACGACACATCTttcctttgtcaatatttgtatatttttctcAGAACGAAATGTGACAAAAATGTATTCTTGgtctgtatttttatgtttattgaAATAACTACTTGAATCAtcacttaaaaaataaataaagatcaaTGGAGACAAAAGATTATAGGGTGTATCACCATTCCTTGTTACTTTATATAAAAATAACTAAATCCGACTGACTGTGGCCAGGAAATACATTTGGTGATTAATCTGGGTTTATTCCTTTCATTATACGGTAGATTATGTCAGTACTTATGTCTTTCCTCTTGTTTCCAGCCCCAGAGTTCTGCCGCATACAGCCACCGAGTCCCCACTAGACATGCGGACATCGATCGTTCCCTCCCCCCACTGCATCCCTCCACTGTGGGACCCCACAAAGGACCTCCATGCAATCGCCAGCAACTTCTATTACCTGGACAACTCAGGTAATACCCTGCTTTCAGAGTAATTCATCAGGCACCAATGATGTTGAACAGAATAATCATGTTAATCAAAATATGGAATTCAGTGAGCGGACGTAATAACTAGCTGCGCTACTCAAGACTTAACAAATAAAGCATTGAGGTTGAGATAAAAGCGGGATAATCTGGTTCACCCTAATGAACACTCTGACCTTTCTCTCAGGGTGGTACTGGGGGTCCATCACAGCAGCCCAGGCCCATGCAGCTCTACAAGGAGCCTCAGATGGATCCTTCCTCGTCCGGGATAGCAGCCACCCCATGTATATGCTGACCCTGTCGGTCAGGACTGCCCGTGGACCCACCAGTGTACGAATCCAGTATAGCAGTGCCCGTTTTCTGCTGGACTCCAGCTCACCCGCCCGgccttgtctcctctccttccctgacGTGCCCAGCCTCGTGCAGCACTACATTGGACCAGGAAGGAAAGTAGAAGAGACGAAGCCAGAGGAAGCCCCTACCAAGGCCTCCCAACGACTGCTGCAGGAGTTCAGCGTGGTGCTGAAGCTGAAGAAGGCCGTGCATAAGCCCCaggccttcccctccctccagcacctTACTCGACTAGCCATCAATAAACACACCGACTGTCCCACCAAACTGCCACTGCCAAGACCACTGATGCGCTACGTGCAGGACTACCCATTCCAGGTATGACAGCCTCAGCTCACATCCTACGGAGGGCTGAATCGAATCACGGTTCTCATCAAGAAGAACTGGCAAATGGGTTCCCTTACACAAGGAGGACCTGGGCAGTGATTGTCCATAGTGGAGTCTCTGCTGATGTGAGGTCAAGTGACTTGAAACAATCTGTCCCAGGAAAGAAGAATATCCCGATTTGGTATTTTTATTTTCCTCACAAAGGGCAGTGGGGTGTCACATACCCCTGCAGGAGATGGACTAGAAATCACAACTCTGTACTGTAGAGTATACTTATTTTATAAAGGAATGGAAATCTGTGCAGATCTGCCACCCCTTTGTATGCTGCGGGTGTACCGTTTTTTCATAATGAGAGCTTGAGAGCTCTGAATTTcgaaaataaaatgtgtttttattgttttaattatGTTTCAATAAATGTTGTATTTTTTATGTTAAAAGTCAAACGTTTTCTATTAAAAAGATGACACGGTCATGCCAATGCTGTACTAAATGTGCTGTTGTGTTTTAGTAGGTCGTTTGGCAGTTTATGAACAGGCAACAAACGAATCGCTAGGGCAAGATTGCTTCTCACATTCCTTATTGCACAATGTCAGCAAACTTTTGAAACAAAAACCTCCCTTTCGACTCAAGTTTGTGCaattatgtttttataagagaCCATAGGCATcatttaatttgtttttgttgcGTGAGCAATCGGTATCCAAGTCTGGGAGTCAACAAGCGATAGGAGAGCAATTCGTCAGCGGTTTCGCAGAACTACTGCATGCTTTCTGGGTGGCTGAGATTCTGAGAGCGAGGGTTCTAAGAAAAGCTTTGGTAATTACCTTCAGCCTAGTACTTGTGTTCCGGCTGTCTTTCACTCATCGCTACGCTGACACATAACAAAATGACTTAACTCAGCAAATATAAATGTGTCATCAAAGGCGTGTATACAAAATGTGTGAATAAGCCCATTCATGtatccgtgcgtgtgtgtagggcCTAAAATTTAAGCTGTAGCCATCTGGCTTGATGCCAGTGTAACAGGATCTGCATCTCAGTCCCTTAACCCTGTGCCTTTTCAAGTCCAGCGCTACCCTCCTCCTTTTGTAAGATGCAAAATCTCGGCCTTAGAAACAGAcaaggagagacaaggagagagagacaaggacttGAATCAGACCAAAGTACTACTGGTGAACATCCACATCGCCATTCACATCATGGATTAGTCAGTGATGTGAAAAACATGATCCGTATACAGAATGCATTTATTACTACGTGGGCAAGTCTGAACATCTCTATGACTCATGGCCACGCCTGTGTTTTAAAATCATCACTGTGGTCACATTGTTGTGGCCAATTTAGACTTGTGTTGCTTGTGTATAGGTTGTGTGAACGATGTGGCTTCCCAAACTCTAATTCCAACCCCACGCTCACCAGTGAGGCCCCCTTATAACCCCCGTACCTGCCATAAttaacacacatacccacaggtGCGCAAGTGACAGTCAACAACCACACAAAcctaacacacaaacaatatatacacacacaagcagcacAAGTCTAAATAGGCCACAACACACAATCATTTGTCCTGACTTGTTATCTGGCTAAACTATAGCAATGATTCATTCCTGACCTGTTGGTGATGTCACGTTGCGTGCTCACGTACTGCAGCCCGTGAACGTTCTCCTCGACCCATCGCTGGATGAGTGCCGGGTGCCGTGGGTCTACCTCCAAGTACACACGCCTGAAAGGAATATCACGCTTAACATTCTATTTCACAATCTCAATATAAtccttttttattattattgactggagaaaatattatgaaaatacgtttttattttttacagttttgagcCCCTGAAGTCTTGTGGACAGTTGTGTGTAGGTTTTTGGCTAGACGCACATGCATGTCAATGGTAACCTCAACTGTCATGTACAAAGTTAAAACCTCACCCATGGGTTGACAGGACTTTAGGAGCTATAGCTAAAATGTGTCGGATCACCTGcatcccatctctccccccatccaggGCAGCGTGATCCTCAAACCTGAGGGCAGTTAATGGTCCTAATGGTCAGGCTTCTCCATCCACACAATTCACACTCTGATATGTAACTGACGTAGACCacaaatgtgtgcttcatgttttggctgcttgcgatgtttgggactacctcgttgttatgatcagtgacctatgctcttttataaagctctctcttggaagtcgctttggataaaagcgtctgctaaatgcataaatgtaaatgtaacctttACCGAAGGATTTCCGGTTC is part of the Hypomesus transpacificus isolate Combined female chromosome 9, fHypTra1, whole genome shotgun sequence genome and encodes:
- the LOC124470668 gene encoding cytokine-inducible SH2-containing protein-like; the encoded protein is MILCVQSPRVLPHTATESPLDMRTSIVPSPHCIPPLWDPTKDLHAIASNFYYLDNSGWYWGSITAAQAHAALQGASDGSFLVRDSSHPMYMLTLSVRTARGPTSVRIQYSSARFLLDSSSPARPCLLSFPDVPSLVQHYIGPGRKVEETKPEEAPTKASQRLLQEFSVVLKLKKAVHKPQAFPSLQHLTRLAINKHTDCPTKLPLPRPLMRYVQDYPFQV